The Ahaetulla prasina isolate Xishuangbanna chromosome 3, ASM2864084v1, whole genome shotgun sequence genome window below encodes:
- the SLC2A10 gene encoding solute carrier family 2, facilitated glucose transporter member 10 — protein MGQALFVLLLTSAISLLGGLIFGYELGIISGALLQLQVVFHLRCIEQEVLVSALLIGALIASLVGGIFIDRQGRRKAILLSNTVLLCGSLILTLARSLIWLVGGRLTVGFAISLSSMACCIYVSEMVAAHQRGLLVSLYEAGITMGILLSYALNYVFADTPEGWRYMFGLAIGLAVIQLLSILFLSNNPRTFNAHYSVTHSTLIQLHKNEDGEDIIFPCSMEKNYSLLDLFRSKDNMRNRTLVGLGLVLFQQFTGQPNALYYASTIFRSVGFQTDSSAILASVGLGVMKVIATLFAMFFADKVGRRVLLLAGCLVMAFSVIVIGLVNFSVPLDLVKDCETLIDSNNTSFSSPPLHINSVSPQPAASYFLLTKDTNEIQVESTFALMRPAVNAKMLTNNKSGEKRATITLETEKTQFLTQSVDEKEQDTNSSISGASSKGHMLLNWITLLSLMAFVSAFSIGFGPMTWLVLSEIYPASIRGRAFAFCNSFNWAANLLISLTFLDVIDVIGLSWTFLFYGLVGLAAVLFIYLFVPETKGQSLEEIDHQFSKKRLLQRNICWHKLWNRREIYTRAQYRRVDNSNAS, from the exons GACAAGCATTGTTCGTCCTCCTGCTGACATCAGCAATCTCACTGCTTGGAGGACTGATCTTTGGATATGAACTCGGAATCATCTCAGGAGCACTGTTGCAGCTGCAGGTGGTTTTCCATCTTCGTTGTATTGAGCAGGAGGTCCTTGTGAGTGCCTTACTCATTGGAGCTCTCATAGCTTCTTTGGTTGGAGGAATCTTCATTGACCGGCAGGGAAGGCGGAAAGCAATATTGCTCAGCAATACAGTTTTGCTATGTGGCAGTCTCATCCTGACACTTGCTAGGTCACTTATTTGGCTGGTGGGTGGGCGTCTGACTGTAGGTTTTGCCATTTCTTTATCATCTATGGCGTGCTGCATATATGTCTCTGAAATGGTGGCGGCCCATCAGCGAGGGCTATTGGTATCCCTTTATGAAGCTGGAATCACCATGGGCATCTTACTTTCGTATGCACTGAATTACGTGTTTGCTGACACACCTGAGGGATGGCGATACATGTTTGGCTTGGCTATTGGCCTGGCCGTCATCCAGCTTCTCAGTATCCTGTTCCTCTCCAACAACCCCAGGACTTTCAATGCACACTACAGTGTGACTCACAGTACCCTCATTCAACTTCACAAGAATGAAGATGGTGAAGACATAATATTTCCATGCTCCATGGAGAAGAATTATTCTCTTCTAGATCTCTTCAGATCAAAGGACAATATGAGAAACAGGACTTTGGTTGGCCTGGGATTGGTCCTCTTTCAACAGTTCACTGGCCAGCCCAATGCCCTCTATTATGCATCGACAATCTTCCGTTCTGTGGGATTTCAGACTGATTCCTCTGCTATCCTAGCCTCTGTTGGTCTAGGGGTGATGAAGGTTATTGCAACTCTATTTGCCATGTTTTTTGCAGATAAGGTCGGCCGAAGGGTATTGCTGCTGGCTGGATGTTTGGTGATGGCTTTTTCAGTTATCGTTATTGGCCTGGTCAACTTCTCTGTTCCATTAGATTTGGTTAAAGACTGTGAAACGCTCATAGATTCAAACAATACTTCCTTCAGTTCGCCTCCTCTCCACATAAATTCAGTTTCTCCCCAGCCAGCTGCTTCCTATTTCTTATTGACAAAAGATACTAATGAAATACAAGTTGAATCAACTTTTGCTCTCATGAGACCAGCAGTCAATGCCAAAATGCTTACCAATAATAAAAGTGGAGAAAAAAGGGCAACCATTACATTAGAAACTGAGAAAACCCAATTTCTTACCCAGTCAGTGGATGAAAAAGAACAGGATACCAATTCTTCCATCAGTGGGGCTTCTTCCAAGGGGCACATGCTCCTAAACTGGATTACACTCCTGAGCTTAATGGCCTTTGTAAGTGCATTCTCAATTGGATTTGGACCAA TGACATGGCTCGTCCTCAGTGAGATCTATCCAGCTAGCATACGAGGGAGAGCTTTTGCGTTCTGCAATAGTTTCAACTGGGCTGCCAATTTACTGATCAGTCTTACATTCCTTGACGTCATTG ATGTCATTGGCTTGTCGTGGACTTTCCTTTTCTATGGACTGGTGGGATTGGCggctgtattatttatttatttgtttgtaccTGAAACCAAAGGACAGTCTCTGGAAGAGATAGACCATCAGTTCTCAAAGAAGCG GTTGCTGCAAAGGAATATATGCTGGCACAAACTATGGAACAGAAGAGAAATCTACACACGTGCTCAATATCGAAGGGTAGACAATTCTAATGCTTCCTGA